The Pseudomonadota bacterium nucleotide sequence CTATGTGGTGGAGGATGCCACAGAGCGCATCGTGGACTGGATGCAGACCTTCCTCGCGCAAGGCTCGGTTCTGCACCGATGACGGCGGTCACCCACCGCTCGTTCAACACGGCCTCCTTCCTGGCGCGGGCCGTGGAGGCCCACGGTGAGCAGCGCGCGCTCATCTACAAGGAAGGGGGGCGTCATGTCTCCCTCTCGTTTCGGGCGCTCGAGGAAAGGGTCGACGGCTACGCCAGAGCCCTGGTGAGTCGCGGCGTGTGCCGGGGGCAGCGGGTGCTGGTCATGCTGCGCGGAGCCGATTTCGTGGCCGTCACCTTTGCGCTGTTCAAGATCGGGGCGGTTCCCGCACTCATCGATCCCGGGATGGGGCTGTCGGGCGTTCTCTCGTGCATCCGACATCTCGAGCCACACGTGCTCATCGGGGTGCCCGCGGTGATGCTCATCGCCACGCTCTTCTCGAAGAGCTTTCACACGGTGCGCCTGCGCTTTGTCGTCGGTCGCTTCCCCGGCGCGCAGCGTCTTGTCCCGGAAGGCGGCGCGCCCGTCTCCCTGGCGCCGACCGAGGCCGATGAGACGGCTGCCATCTTGTTCACAAGCGGCAGCACGGGGCCCGCGAAGGGCGTGATCTATCGGCACGGCATCTTTGAGGCGCAGGTCGAGGCCCTTCGACAGATGTATGCGTTCGAGCCCGGCGATATCGATGTCCCGGGCTTTCCCTTGTTCGCCCTCTTCTCGACGGCGCTCGGACAGACGTGCCTGCTGCCGGACATCAACCCATCTCGTCCGGGGACGGTGGATCCCCGCAATGTGGTCGATGCGGTGATCGAGTTCGGGGCGCACTCCCTGCAGGGATCTCCTGCGATCTGGAGGCGCGTGGGCGAGCACTGCCGCCGTCACGGCATCCGGCTGCCCACCGTGAAGCGCGTGCTCACCTTCGGCGCGCCCATCTCCGTCGAGCTCCTCGAGACCTGGCGTGATATCCTGTCGCCGCAGGCGCAGGTCCACACACCCTACGGGGCCACAGAAGCCCTTCCCATCGCCACCATCGGCAGCCACGAGGTGCTCTCTGATACCGCCGCGGCGACCGCGCGAGGCGCCGGAACCTGTGTGGGGAGACTTGCGCCCGGGACGACGGCGCGCATCATCCGCATCAGCGATGATCCGGTTGCGCAGTGGTCTGACGGGCTTGCCGTGCCTCATGGAGAGGTGGGTGAGATCGTTGTGTCCGGAGACGTGGTCACCTGGGCGTATGATCGGCTGGAGCAGGCCACGGCGGCATCGAAGATTCACGAGGGAACGCGCGTGTGGCATCGCATGGGCGATCTGGGCTACTTCGACGCGGTGGGTCGGCTCTGGTTCTGTGGTCGCAAGGCGCACCGCATCGAGCGCGACGGCAAGCGATGGTTCTCGGTGAACGGCGAGGAGATGGTGAATGCCCATCCGGGCGTGGCGCGCAGCGCGCTTGTGGGCGTGGGGGAGCCTTCCCGTCAGGAGCCTGTGCTGCTGATCGAGCCCCGATCACCCGTTCGGGGTGCACAGGCCGACCGTCTCTGTCGTGAGTCGCTTGCGTTGCTTCACGCTGATCCGACCTACCACCCGGTGGAGCGGGTTCTCATCCATCCTGCTTTCCCGGTCGACCCCCGCCACAACGCCAAGATCCATCGCGAGGAGCTGGCGGTATGGGCATCACGGGTTCTTCGTCGGAGGCCGCCTGCGTGAGAGCGCTCGTTACGGGTGGGGGAGGGTTCGTGGGCAGGGGAATCGTCGAGCGGCTCCTGGCGCGCGGGGACGAGGTGGTGGTGCTGGCGCGGGGAGCGTATCCGGACCTCGAGTCTCGAGGCGCCAGCCTCGTGCGCGCTGATCTCACCGACGCGGTGAAGGTTGCCTCGGCGTGTCGAGGGTGCGACGTGATCTATCACGTGGCTGCGCGAGCCGGGATCTGGGGGGGGTACGATCTCTTCCATCGCCCCAATGTCGACGGGACGCGCAACGTTCTTGCCGCAGCAAGAGCCGCCGAGGTGCCCAGACTCGTCTACACGAGCTCCCCGAGTGTCACGTTCGATGGACGTGACGCCGAGAACGCGGACGAGCGGCTGCCCTATCCCGCACGTTTCGAGAATGCCTACTCGTCGACCAAGGCGCAGGCCGAGCAGATGGTTCTCGAGGCCGCTCGTCAGGGAGAGCTGGCCGTCACGGCGCTTCGGCCGCACCTGATCTGGGGCCCCGGTGACAACCACCTCATCCCCAGAGTGGTCAAGGCGGCCCGGCAGGGGCGGCTCGTGCAGGTAGGCGACGGTGAGAACCTCGTCGACATCACCTACATCGACAATGTGGTCGATGCCCACATCCTCGCGGGTGACGCGCTGACCCGCGCGCACCCGGCGAACGGACGGGCCTACTTCGTCAGCAATGGGGAGCCCGTCTCGCTGTGGCGCTGGATCAACCAGCTTCTCGAGCGCCTGGGCATCGCTCCCGTGCGACGGCGCATCTCCGTGACGGCGGCGCGGCACCTCGGTGGTGTGCTCGAGTCGGTGCATCGCTTTCTGCGCCTGCCCGGCGAGCCTCGCATGACCCGCTTCCTGGCTGCTCAGCTTGGAACGAGTCACTGGTATGACATCTCGGCCATTCGCCGGGATCTCGGCTATTCGCCCCGGGTTGGTGTTGATGAAGGGCTCGAGCGCCTCGTGGCCTGGTTGCGCAGCACCGGCAGCTGACCCTCGATCCGGCGGGCGAGATGGCTCGCGGCGGGTCACGGGTGTGCGCGCTGGAAGGCCTCTCCCTGATTGAAATCGCGCTCTCCCAGGCCGGTCCGGTCGACGCTCGCGCCACGCGCGGTTGCGTACCTGCCCACGGCGAACCCGGTACGGTTCACGCCGTACATGCAGTGCACATAGACGTCGCCCTCGGAGAGGGCTTCCTCGATCTGCTTCAGCAGCGAGGGGTCGAGGGCGCTCATCGAGAGGTAGCGGCTCGAGGCGGTGGAAGCCGCCTTCTTCTCGGCGTCCGGAGACAGCCGGCCTCCTTTTCCGCTCAGGTCGTCTTCGAATGGCGGATGGCGCAGATCGAGCAGGGTGACCCGGACCCCTCGTGCGCGGGCAGAGGCCAGCAGCGCCGCCAGGGTGTCCGGTCGGGGCGCGCCCCCTCTCCACAGGCGGTGGCCGTTGGCGAGGGTCACGAGGTGGACGTTGAAGCCTGGCGGCGGCGCGGGCCCCTTCTGCGTGTCGGTTGACGCGGAGCTCGCGGTGGCGTGGGGAGGGGCGGAAGACGGTGGGGCCGCCACCGCTGGGGGGCAGGTGAGGAATGCACCGAGCAGGAGCACGGCCTCGGGGCGCGGCAGGCGCATGCGATGCGTCAGAGACCCTGCGCGTGCAGGCAGGTCAGGGTTCGGCTGTCGATGCCGAGGCCGCGAAGGCCGGGATCGGAGAAGACGTGACCCAGCATGCGTCCGAGCCAGAGGTCGCGATGCCGTTGCAGCAGCACCCAGACGGGGCCGTAGAGGTCGCTGCCCCACGGGTCGAGGGCGACGATTCTCACCACCGCCCAGCGCTTGCAGGCCCCTCCGCTCCGCGCGGTGGCGGGGTCGCAGCGGTACAGACGCTCGCCTCGCGCATCATAGAACCACGTCTTGTCTCCCACGGTGACGGCGAGCTTGGCGACCTGGACCGACGTTCCCAGGCTGTAGGCCGCGAAGTGAGCGGCTGCGTCAGCGAGGGGGTTGCGCGGGATCTCGCGGTGCGGGGTCGCCCGCGCGCACGGGGTGACGATGAGTGAGGCCATGAAGGCGGCAAGAATGAGCAGACGTCGCATGGCAGGCGAGTTTCGCGTCATGGCGCTCGCACGCCTGCTCGGTCGTGGTGGTGCCCCGTCGTTGCGAGACGCGCCCCGGTGAGAAGCGCTGGCAGGGACGCGGGTATCATGCGAGGGCGACGCACCCAACGCAGGAGGGGATAGGGCAAGGATTGAACCGACCTCACCCCACCCGCCCTGCGAGCCAACGGCTGTCGGCGGGAGAGCCGACAGCGTGGAGGAGGCACCTTGAACACGCCTTTTCATCCGGACTTTCGCACGGGGCACATGCAGACGGGCGGCAGCATCGTCGGAGACGTGCGCCTCCACTGTGGCGTTCCCTCGGTCCCTCTCGGCAACCAGCGCGACATCGTGGTCTGGCTGCCCCCTGGCTACTGGGAAGATCGTCAGCGCCGCTACCCGGTGCTGTTCCTGAACGACGGACAGAACGTCTTCGACAATCGCACCTCCGCGTTCGGCGTCGACTGGGGCTTTGATCACTACGGCGACGTGCTCGCGCGTGCCGGGGAGATCGAGCCCTGCATCATGGTCGGCATCTACAACACCGACGCGCGCATGGCCGAGTACACGCCTCCCTGGTCAGATCGCCCTGGCACAGGCAATGTGGAGTCGTACGCCACCTTCGTCGTGGCCGAGCTCAAGCCGTTCATCGATGCGACCTATCGCACCTTGCCGGATCGAAACGGCATCGTCGGCTCGTCTCTTGGGGGGCTCTGCGCG carries:
- a CDS encoding NAD-dependent epimerase/dehydratase family protein, with the translated sequence MRALVTGGGGFVGRGIVERLLARGDEVVVLARGAYPDLESRGASLVRADLTDAVKVASACRGCDVIYHVAARAGIWGGYDLFHRPNVDGTRNVLAAARAAEVPRLVYTSSPSVTFDGRDAENADERLPYPARFENAYSSTKAQAEQMVLEAARQGELAVTALRPHLIWGPGDNHLIPRVVKAARQGRLVQVGDGENLVDITYIDNVVDAHILAGDALTRAHPANGRAYFVSNGEPVSLWRWINQLLERLGIAPVRRRISVTAARHLGGVLESVHRFLRLPGEPRMTRFLAAQLGTSHWYDISAIRRDLGYSPRVGVDEGLERLVAWLRSTGS
- a CDS encoding alpha/beta hydrolase; protein product: MNTPFHPDFRTGHMQTGGSIVGDVRLHCGVPSVPLGNQRDIVVWLPPGYWEDRQRRYPVLFLNDGQNVFDNRTSAFGVDWGFDHYGDVLARAGEIEPCIMVGIYNTDARMAEYTPPWSDRPGTGNVESYATFVVAELKPFIDATYRTLPDRNGIVGSSLGGLCALYLGFRHPTLFTRVGAVSPSLWFGQGMLLRIIDEAQGLRGPERLWICAGTHEGRRPGSDFSYTIAGIRRLRELLEAKGYAEGWSLFYHEAEGGRHDEASWSLRVPHLLRALYPSR